A window of the Salegentibacter mishustinae genome harbors these coding sequences:
- the smpB gene encoding SsrA-binding protein SmpB: MKKNTNTINIKNRKARFEYEILDKYVAGIKLAGTEIKAIRQGKASIAESFCEFQNNELFVINMHVEEYSHATHFNHNPKSERKLLLQRRELRKLEKEVKNSGLTIIPLRVFINDRGLAKMQIALAKGKKLYDKRETIKDRESKRKLDRIKKEYN, translated from the coding sequence ATGAAGAAGAATACCAACACCATAAATATAAAGAACCGCAAGGCAAGATTTGAGTACGAAATCCTTGATAAATATGTGGCTGGAATTAAACTGGCGGGTACAGAGATTAAAGCAATAAGGCAGGGAAAAGCTTCTATTGCTGAAAGCTTTTGCGAGTTTCAGAATAACGAACTTTTCGTGATCAACATGCATGTTGAAGAATATTCTCACGCCACTCACTTTAATCATAATCCAAAGAGTGAGCGCAAGCTATTATTGCAACGCCGTGAATTGAGAAAATTAGAAAAGGAAGTTAAGAACTCCGGACTTACCATTATTCCACTGCGTGTTTTTATTAACGACCGCGGACTTGCGAAAATGCAAATTGCCCTTGCAAAAGGTAAAAAGCTCTACGATAAACGGGAAACTATAAAAGACAGGGAAAGCAAACGCAAATTAGACAGGATTAAAAAAGAGTACAACTAA
- the ruvX gene encoding Holliday junction resolvase RuvX, with protein sequence MARIMALDFGTKRTGIAVSDELKMIASGLTTVNTPELLDFLEKYFKEENVELVLVGEPKQKDDTASAVEVYILQFLKIFIKKFPEMPVKRIDERFTSKMAFQSMIDSGLKKKKRRDKALIDEISATIILQSYLYE encoded by the coding sequence ATGGCACGAATTATGGCACTTGATTTTGGGACAAAACGCACAGGTATTGCCGTTAGCGATGAGCTCAAAATGATTGCCTCAGGGTTAACTACCGTTAACACACCAGAACTTCTGGATTTTCTTGAAAAATATTTTAAAGAAGAAAACGTTGAATTGGTACTGGTAGGGGAACCTAAGCAAAAAGACGATACGGCTTCCGCTGTTGAAGTCTATATCCTGCAATTTTTAAAAATTTTCATTAAAAAGTTTCCTGAAATGCCCGTTAAAAGGATAGATGAAAGATTCACCTCAAAGATGGCTTTTCAGTCTATGATAGACAGCGGACTTAAAAAGAAGAAACGCAGAGATAAAGCGCTTATAGATGAAATTAGTGCAACAATTATTCTGCAATCCTATTTATACGAATAG
- a CDS encoding CDP-glycerol glycerophosphotransferase family protein, with protein sequence MNYRFLIYISYTYAFPIGEPLEKEIKKRGYEVKWFADEPETQEKFSSDKAVLKDIQEAIAYNPHIILSITNSIADFLPGLKVQVFHGIAPSKRNFKKGHFRIRGFFDLYSTQGPFTTQPFKKLQKEHQHFEVVETGWPKLDPLFPLEEIPREKPTILISSTFSKKLSLAYNDEVIDEIKRISEIGNWEFKVVLHPKIPPERVQKFKDIQSENLTYYDTTDLIPLFRESDVLFADSTSVVTEFLLQEKPVVTFRNTQPGPHLINITEVADIEKALEDALDPDVSLLEEIQEFNANMHPYKDGKSSERLIDASIKFLHADKSHLKPKPLNLIRKLKVRNNLAFYPLKTYRKPPTLDREN encoded by the coding sequence ATGAATTATCGGTTTCTAATTTACATCAGCTACACCTACGCATTTCCAATTGGAGAACCTTTGGAAAAGGAAATTAAAAAGCGAGGTTACGAAGTAAAATGGTTTGCTGATGAACCAGAAACCCAGGAAAAATTCAGTAGCGATAAAGCTGTTTTAAAAGATATTCAGGAGGCCATTGCTTATAATCCTCATATTATTTTAAGCATTACCAATAGTATAGCCGATTTCCTGCCCGGTTTAAAAGTGCAGGTTTTTCACGGTATTGCACCAAGTAAACGGAATTTCAAAAAGGGCCATTTTAGAATTCGGGGATTTTTTGACCTTTATTCAACTCAAGGTCCATTTACTACTCAACCTTTTAAAAAGCTTCAGAAAGAACACCAACATTTTGAAGTGGTTGAAACCGGTTGGCCTAAACTAGATCCTTTATTTCCCCTGGAAGAAATTCCGCGGGAAAAACCTACGATCCTAATTTCATCTACTTTTAGTAAAAAACTGAGTTTAGCTTATAATGATGAAGTAATAGATGAAATAAAGCGTATTTCTGAAATAGGAAATTGGGAATTTAAAGTAGTATTACACCCAAAAATTCCGCCGGAACGCGTTCAGAAATTTAAAGATATTCAAAGTGAAAATCTTACCTATTACGATACAACCGATCTAATTCCACTTTTTCGAGAAAGCGATGTACTGTTTGCTGATTCAACATCAGTAGTAACAGAATTTTTACTTCAGGAAAAACCGGTGGTAACTTTTAGAAATACCCAACCCGGTCCGCATTTAATAAATATTACTGAAGTTGCTGATATTGAAAAAGCATTGGAAGATGCGCTGGATCCCGATGTAAGTTTACTTGAAGAAATTCAGGAATTCAATGCAAATATGCATCCTTATAAAGACGGGAAATCAAGTGAGCGCCTAATAGATGCTTCAATAAAATTTCTTCACGCCGATAAAAGTCACTTAAAACCTAAACCTTTAAATCTCATTAGAAAACTAAAGGTTCGAAATAACCTTGCCTTTTATCCGTTAAAAACTTACCGAAAACCTCCGACACTAGATAGAGAAAACTAA
- a CDS encoding MFS transporter, which yields MKPAKQILPLIVFSQFCCTSLWFAGNAVMPELYLNFNLNEEALGHLTSAVQFGFILGTLIFAFLSLADRFSPSKLFFISAIFGAIFNLGIILENNNLNTLLLLRFLTGFSLAGIYPVGMKLAADYYDKGLGKSLGYLVGALVLGTAFPHFLKTFTGTENLPWRWVIVATSLFAFLGGLLILLFVPNGPYRKAKRKFKFSAVFRVFSNKKLRNAAFGYFGHMWELYTFWAFVPIILAAYKFSIPNSDFDVSFWSFLIIGIGGVSCVLGGYISEILGVKKTATIALLLSGICCLAFPFIFLQASTVVLITFLCFWGIVVVADSPLFSTLVASNAPPEIKGTALTIVNSIGFAITIVSLQLITYLHQIEPVYSLSLLAIGPALGLWVLFTKKRA from the coding sequence ATGAAGCCGGCAAAACAAATTTTACCCCTAATTGTTTTCTCTCAGTTTTGCTGCACCTCACTTTGGTTCGCCGGAAATGCGGTTATGCCAGAGCTATATCTTAACTTTAATTTGAATGAAGAAGCGCTGGGGCATTTAACCTCAGCGGTTCAGTTCGGTTTTATTTTAGGCACGCTAATTTTCGCTTTTCTAAGCCTGGCCGATAGGTTCTCCCCCTCGAAACTCTTTTTTATTTCTGCGATTTTCGGCGCGATATTTAACCTGGGAATCATTCTCGAAAACAACAATTTAAACACCTTACTCCTACTGCGCTTTCTCACCGGATTTTCTTTAGCAGGAATTTATCCCGTTGGCATGAAACTCGCCGCCGATTATTACGATAAAGGTCTGGGAAAATCACTTGGATACCTGGTAGGCGCTCTTGTTTTAGGAACTGCTTTCCCCCACTTTCTAAAGACTTTTACCGGCACCGAAAACCTCCCCTGGCGTTGGGTGATTGTTGCGACCTCTCTGTTCGCATTTTTGGGCGGACTTCTAATTTTACTCTTTGTCCCTAATGGCCCTTATAGAAAAGCAAAGCGAAAATTCAAATTCAGTGCAGTTTTCAGGGTTTTCTCTAATAAAAAACTCCGCAACGCAGCTTTTGGATATTTTGGCCATATGTGGGAACTCTATACTTTTTGGGCTTTTGTACCTATTATTTTGGCCGCTTATAAATTCTCTATTCCCAATAGCGATTTTGATGTTTCATTCTGGTCATTTCTTATTATTGGTATCGGTGGAGTTTCCTGCGTACTGGGAGGTTATATTTCAGAAATTTTAGGAGTAAAAAAAACCGCGACTATAGCTTTGTTGTTATCAGGAATATGCTGCCTTGCCTTTCCTTTTATCTTTCTGCAAGCTTCAACAGTTGTTCTTATTACTTTTTTATGTTTTTGGGGAATTGTGGTTGTAGCAGATTCACCCTTATTCTCTACCCTGGTGGCCAGCAATGCTCCTCCGGAAATAAAAGGAACAGCACTCACCATTGTAAATTCAATAGGTTTTGCTATCACTATTGTAAGCCTTCAGTTAATCACTTATTTGCATCAAATAGAACCTGTATATAGTTTAAGCTTGCTTGCCATAGGACCGGCACTTGGATTATGGGTATTATTTACAAAGAAAAGAGCATAA
- a CDS encoding four helix bundle protein: MKTDLINCSNVFAHKCVKLAINLPKNKLGSHIEGQLIRCSTSVAANYRAACLGQSKKAFISKLGIVIEEADECIFWIEFAKDENLINEKDSKELIVEAKELTSIFIASRITAVRNQNSGK; encoded by the coding sequence ATGAAAACTGACTTAATTAATTGTTCCAATGTTTTTGCACATAAATGCGTAAAACTAGCAATAAATCTTCCAAAAAATAAATTAGGAAGCCATATTGAGGGTCAGTTGATTAGATGTAGTACTTCTGTTGCAGCGAATTACAGAGCCGCATGTTTAGGGCAATCGAAGAAAGCTTTTATTTCAAAATTAGGAATAGTAATTGAAGAAGCTGATGAGTGCATTTTCTGGATAGAATTTGCGAAGGATGAAAATTTGATAAATGAGAAAGATTCAAAAGAATTGATCGTTGAAGCTAAAGAGTTAACATCGATCTTTATTGCATCGAGGATCACTGCGGTAAGAAACCAAAATTCCGGAAAATAA
- a CDS encoding DUF5606 family protein, which produces MGLDKILAISGKPGLYELTAQSRGGFIVKSIPDGKKMAVNIRHNVSLLSEIAIYTYTEEVPLAEIFEKMKEKENGGEAISHKSNKAELLKYFAEVLPDYDVDRVYASDMKKIFQWYNLLIKNGITDFAATEEEKPANKDNSGEEE; this is translated from the coding sequence ATGGGATTAGATAAAATATTAGCGATTTCGGGAAAACCCGGTTTATACGAATTAACCGCTCAAAGCCGCGGCGGATTTATTGTAAAATCAATTCCTGACGGAAAAAAAATGGCCGTGAACATTCGCCATAATGTAAGTTTGTTAAGCGAAATCGCTATCTATACATACACCGAAGAAGTTCCGCTTGCGGAAATCTTTGAGAAGATGAAAGAAAAAGAAAATGGAGGAGAAGCGATAAGTCATAAATCTAACAAAGCTGAATTGTTGAAATATTTCGCGGAAGTTTTGCCAGATTATGATGTAGATCGTGTTTATGCCAGCGATATGAAAAAGATCTTTCAATGGTATAACCTGCTAATTAAAAACGGAATTACAGATTTTGCCGCAACAGAAGAAGAAAAGCCTGCAAATAAGGATAATTCAGGAGAGGAAGAATAA
- a CDS encoding DUF5686 and carboxypeptidase regulatory-like domain-containing protein gives MYQKIIIIFLIFSSFNSIAQITGKVTDTENKILPYVNIYTENGKFGTTSNENGVYELKINRPGDYDLVFQFLGYQTQKKTVSIEEFPYQLDISLKPETTSLDEVNISSGENPANAIIRKAIDFRKRNAEKLEAYTADYYSRGLWRIKNAPEKILGQEIGDLGGGLDSTRSGIVYLSETISEISYKRPDDFKEKIIASKVSGDDNGFSLNSAQESYFSFYENTIEINSEMVSPIAEYAFNYYNYRLAGTFYDENGNLINKIKVSPKREKDRVFSGHIYIVEDLWQIFGVELQTTGQAIQVPPIETLDFKQNYRFSEENGFYIQISQTVDFKFGMFGISGDGRFTAVYSNYDFEPEFNKNSFGSEIMSFAEAANKKDSTYWQKLRPVPLTDEEINDYVRKDSVQTLRNSRPYKDSIDAVRNEFNLTAPVFGYSWQDSFKDRYLNISSPLMGTHFNTVQGWNTSTTISYRQNDAEDENSGKFWRLYSTLNYGFSDERFRIKGGFQKQFNNSSRPVLKISGGIETAQINDREPISERLNDITTIFFERNYLKLYERSFAEIAYQQEVSNGLYFFGDLSYEDRNPLFNNTDQVIIDNEGVEYTSNNPIDPQHYGTILFREHDIFKLNLTTRIRFGQKYMSYPSGKFNINNEKYPTLYLSYQKGFGASIEEYNFDQFKASVTQSFKLGNKGEFGYNLNGGTFLNADEMAFLDYRHFIGNQTRVYNGFSNLSRFNLLPYYAMSTNKTYAEAHAEHDFKGWILGKIPFLNQLNYNLVIGAHALYTEDQKPYSEYSVGIDNLGFGKYRLLRLDYVVSNMDGQREGAFIFGLKFLGVLE, from the coding sequence ATGTATCAAAAAATTATCATCATTTTTCTTATTTTTTCATCATTTAATTCAATCGCGCAAATTACCGGCAAAGTTACCGACACCGAAAATAAGATTCTTCCTTACGTAAATATTTATACCGAAAACGGAAAATTTGGAACCACTTCTAATGAAAATGGTGTTTACGAATTAAAAATAAACCGGCCGGGAGATTACGATCTGGTATTTCAGTTTTTGGGTTATCAAACTCAGAAGAAGACTGTTTCTATTGAAGAATTCCCATATCAACTGGATATAAGTCTAAAACCGGAAACCACCAGTTTAGACGAAGTAAATATTTCTTCTGGAGAAAATCCTGCAAATGCCATTATTAGAAAAGCCATTGATTTTAGAAAGCGAAATGCCGAAAAACTAGAGGCCTACACCGCCGATTATTATTCCCGCGGATTATGGCGAATTAAAAATGCTCCTGAAAAAATACTGGGGCAGGAAATTGGCGATCTTGGTGGTGGTCTGGATTCTACCCGAAGCGGAATCGTTTACTTAAGCGAAACTATTTCTGAAATTTCCTATAAACGTCCAGACGATTTTAAAGAAAAGATTATTGCCTCTAAGGTGAGCGGAGACGATAATGGTTTTAGTTTAAATTCGGCCCAGGAATCTTATTTCTCATTTTACGAAAATACTATCGAGATTAATAGCGAAATGGTTTCACCAATTGCAGAGTACGCTTTTAATTACTACAATTATAGGTTAGCCGGAACTTTTTATGATGAAAACGGAAACCTAATCAACAAGATAAAAGTGAGTCCGAAACGAGAAAAAGACCGTGTTTTTTCAGGACACATTTATATTGTGGAAGACCTGTGGCAAATTTTTGGAGTGGAGTTACAAACTACCGGACAGGCAATTCAGGTGCCACCAATTGAAACTTTAGACTTTAAACAAAACTATCGGTTTTCAGAAGAAAATGGTTTTTACATTCAAATTTCACAAACCGTAGATTTTAAATTCGGGATGTTTGGAATTTCAGGAGATGGCAGGTTTACCGCGGTTTATAGCAATTACGATTTTGAACCTGAATTCAACAAAAACAGTTTTGGTAGTGAGATCATGTCTTTTGCAGAGGCAGCCAATAAAAAAGATTCAACTTACTGGCAGAAGTTGCGCCCAGTGCCGCTAACCGATGAGGAGATTAACGATTATGTAAGAAAGGACAGTGTTCAAACCCTAAGAAATTCCAGGCCTTACAAAGATTCTATTGATGCGGTGCGCAATGAATTCAATTTAACCGCCCCAGTTTTTGGTTATTCCTGGCAGGATTCTTTTAAAGACAGGTATTTGAATATAAGTTCTCCGCTAATGGGTACGCATTTTAATACCGTGCAGGGCTGGAATACTTCTACCACAATTTCTTATAGACAAAATGATGCTGAAGACGAGAACTCCGGGAAATTCTGGCGTTTGTATTCCACGCTTAATTATGGTTTTAGCGATGAACGTTTTAGAATTAAAGGAGGTTTTCAGAAGCAATTTAATAATTCCAGCAGACCGGTTTTAAAAATTTCGGGCGGGATAGAAACCGCACAAATTAACGATCGTGAGCCTATTTCTGAAAGACTAAACGATATTACTACCATATTCTTTGAACGCAATTACCTAAAACTTTACGAACGTTCTTTTGCCGAAATTGCGTACCAGCAGGAAGTTTCTAATGGCCTCTATTTCTTCGGAGATTTAAGTTATGAGGATAGAAATCCGCTATTTAACAATACCGACCAGGTAATTATTGATAATGAAGGTGTAGAATACACTTCCAACAACCCAATAGACCCTCAACATTATGGCACCATTTTATTCAGAGAACACGATATTTTCAAACTGAATCTTACTACCAGAATTAGATTCGGACAAAAATATATGAGCTACCCGAGCGGAAAATTCAATATTAATAATGAAAAATATCCTACGCTATATTTAAGTTACCAGAAAGGTTTTGGTGCCAGTATAGAAGAATATAACTTCGATCAATTTAAAGCTTCGGTAACGCAAAGCTTTAAACTGGGCAATAAAGGAGAATTTGGTTATAACTTAAACGGGGGAACTTTTTTAAATGCCGATGAAATGGCATTTCTAGACTATCGCCACTTTATTGGCAACCAAACCAGGGTTTATAACGGTTTTAGCAATCTATCCAGATTTAACCTTCTACCCTATTATGCGATGAGCACCAATAAAACTTATGCTGAAGCTCACGCCGAACACGATTTTAAAGGCTGGATCTTAGGGAAAATCCCCTTCTTAAATCAGTTGAATTACAATTTGGTAATTGGCGCCCACGCGTTGTATACCGAAGACCAGAAACCATATTCTGAATATTCTGTAGGAATTGATAATCTTGGTTTTGGAAAATACAGGTTACTAAGGTTAGATTATGTAGTTTCCAATATGGATGGCCAGCGAGAAGGCGCATTTATCTTTGGATTGAAGTTTTTAGGGGTTTTGGAATAA
- a CDS encoding glycosyltransferase family 9 protein codes for MKILIIQQKMVGDVLTSSILFEALRKKYPEAELHYLIYPHTKPVVENNPFIYKIIEYSPRIGKDPVKFLKFLNFIRRESYSEIIDIYSKISSGIIASYSGASIRLGFQKNYTRPFYTQTFTYKENPETNAGLAIENRMQVLKGLDQDFPKELKPKIYISSEEKKFFRHKLQKQGVDLDQPVVMCGVLGSSSMKSYPGNYMSCLLDELINKVPGAQILFNYLPWQTAEAKNIYNQCNPETRSRIFLDIYENSLKGFILNAANCDLYFGNEGGAANIMKALEIPTFSIHSPIVKKNYWAIYEDEAKHISVHLEDFHPDLFKSCPPKFSKQKNAELYQKLNPKLIKLKLNEFLKNLEI; via the coding sequence ATGAAAATACTTATAATTCAGCAAAAAATGGTTGGGGATGTGCTTACATCCTCAATCTTATTTGAAGCCCTTCGGAAGAAATATCCGGAAGCTGAATTACATTATTTAATCTATCCACATACTAAACCGGTTGTAGAAAATAATCCGTTTATATATAAGATTATTGAATACTCTCCGAGGATTGGTAAAGATCCCGTAAAATTCCTGAAATTTTTGAATTTTATTCGCAGGGAATCTTATTCTGAAATAATTGATATCTACTCAAAAATAAGTTCGGGCATTATAGCCAGCTACTCTGGCGCGTCGATAAGACTCGGTTTTCAAAAAAATTATACCCGGCCATTTTATACACAAACTTTTACCTACAAAGAGAACCCGGAAACCAACGCAGGTCTGGCTATAGAAAATAGAATGCAGGTTTTAAAAGGGCTTGATCAGGATTTTCCTAAAGAGCTAAAACCTAAAATTTACATTTCTTCGGAAGAAAAAAAATTCTTTAGACATAAACTTCAAAAACAGGGCGTGGATTTAGATCAACCCGTCGTTATGTGCGGCGTATTAGGGAGCTCCAGCATGAAATCCTATCCGGGAAATTATATGTCCTGTCTTTTGGACGAGTTGATAAATAAGGTGCCAGGAGCTCAAATACTTTTTAATTATTTGCCCTGGCAAACCGCTGAGGCGAAGAATATTTATAACCAGTGTAATCCTGAGACCCGATCTCGAATTTTCCTGGATATTTACGAAAATTCTCTAAAAGGCTTTATCCTGAATGCTGCTAATTGTGACCTTTATTTTGGTAATGAAGGTGGAGCTGCAAATATTATGAAAGCATTGGAAATACCTACGTTTTCCATTCACTCCCCCATTGTAAAGAAGAATTATTGGGCGATCTACGAAGATGAAGCAAAACATATTTCAGTTCACCTTGAAGACTTTCATCCAGATCTTTTTAAAAGTTGCCCACCTAAGTTTAGTAAACAAAAGAATGCCGAACTCTACCAGAAACTAAATCCCAAACTCATTAAATTGAAATTAAATGAGTTTTTAAAAAACCTTGAAATATGA
- a CDS encoding Stealth CR1 domain-containing protein encodes MTKPLENIQVDAVITWVDGNDKNWQKKINTYSDSKINFSSENHLKRYNSIGEIDIAIKSIIKFAPFIKNIFLVTDNQSPESFDSLKSLAQKKGMNLELVDHKTIFRGFEEYLPTFNSCSIISMLFKIPNLSEHFIIFNDDTFVMKEVSVNDFFINGEPIVRGKWQAFNEDKKLRKSYHEILSFLDVPIKKDKISFKKLQQNSAQLAGMDKYVRRFHTPVSVRKSTLTNFFKEDSLLRENIQHKFRNQNQFLLSSLSEHLEIKNNTYHYRNYSQLTYFRSYKNLSSTKLKLKWFEKKQKKLFLTFQTLDMADDEILDYILDWIDKRLSEN; translated from the coding sequence ATGACAAAACCTTTAGAAAATATTCAAGTAGATGCCGTTATAACCTGGGTAGATGGAAACGATAAAAATTGGCAGAAAAAAATAAATACTTATTCTGATTCAAAAATAAATTTCTCTTCTGAAAATCATCTTAAACGATACAATTCAATTGGAGAAATTGATATTGCGATTAAATCTATAATCAAATTCGCGCCCTTCATTAAGAATATTTTTTTAGTAACCGATAATCAATCGCCTGAATCTTTTGATTCACTAAAATCATTAGCTCAAAAGAAAGGTATGAACTTAGAATTGGTAGATCATAAAACTATTTTTAGGGGATTTGAAGAATATTTACCCACCTTCAACTCTTGCTCTATTATTTCTATGTTGTTTAAAATCCCTAACCTGTCCGAGCATTTTATTATTTTTAATGACGATACTTTTGTAATGAAAGAAGTATCTGTTAATGATTTCTTTATTAATGGAGAACCAATAGTAAGGGGCAAATGGCAAGCGTTCAATGAAGATAAAAAGTTGCGAAAATCTTATCACGAGATTTTGAGTTTTTTGGATGTCCCTATAAAAAAGGATAAAATTAGTTTCAAAAAATTACAACAAAATAGCGCCCAATTGGCTGGAATGGATAAATATGTTAGACGTTTTCACACGCCAGTTAGTGTAAGAAAGTCAACTCTAACAAACTTCTTTAAAGAAGATTCTTTACTTAGAGAGAATATACAACACAAGTTTAGAAATCAAAATCAATTTCTTCTCTCTTCATTGTCAGAGCATTTGGAGATTAAAAATAATACTTATCATTACCGCAATTATTCGCAATTAACATACTTCCGATCTTATAAAAACTTATCGTCGACTAAGTTAAAGTTGAAATGGTTTGAAAAAAAACAGAAGAAACTTTTCCTCACTTTTCAAACCTTGGATATGGCAGATGATGAGATATTAGATTATATATTGGATTGGATAGATAAAAGATTAAGTGAAAACTAA
- the def gene encoding peptide deformylase: protein MILPIVAYGDPVLRKKCKEIPEDYPKLDELIENMWETMYNAFGVGLAAPQIGRPIRLFLVDSSPFAEDEELELQEREELKKLKRVFINPTIVEEEGEEWAFNEGCLSIPEIREDVFRKPKIVIEYQDENFKEHRETFTGLAARVIQHEYDHIEGILFTDKLSSLKKRLLKGKLSGISKGKIKIDYKMRFPEMKKGR, encoded by the coding sequence ATGATTTTACCAATTGTAGCCTACGGGGATCCGGTTTTACGAAAAAAATGTAAAGAAATCCCGGAAGATTATCCAAAACTGGATGAATTGATAGAAAATATGTGGGAAACCATGTATAATGCTTTTGGCGTTGGTTTAGCCGCGCCGCAAATTGGCCGCCCAATTCGGTTGTTTCTTGTAGACTCGAGTCCGTTTGCAGAGGACGAGGAGTTAGAATTACAGGAACGCGAAGAGCTTAAAAAACTAAAAAGAGTTTTTATCAACCCAACTATTGTTGAAGAAGAAGGGGAAGAATGGGCTTTTAACGAAGGCTGTTTGAGTATTCCTGAAATTAGGGAAGATGTTTTTAGAAAGCCAAAAATTGTGATTGAATACCAGGATGAGAATTTTAAAGAACATCGGGAGACTTTTACCGGTTTAGCCGCCAGGGTTATTCAGCATGAATACGATCATATTGAAGGAATTTTATTTACCGATAAACTTTCCAGCTTAAAGAAGCGTTTGCTTAAAGGTAAACTTTCCGGAATATCAAAAGGGAAAATAAAGATCGATTATAAAATGCGTTTTCCCGAAATGAAAAAAGGGCGTTAA
- a CDS encoding 2,3,4,5-tetrahydropyridine-2,6-dicarboxylate N-succinyltransferase, whose product MDHLEAKINEAWENRDLLKDTETIKAIREVISLLDAGKLRTAEPTENGWKVNEWVKKGVVLYFPIQQMETLEAGIFEYHDKIPLKKGYKEKGIRVVPNAVARHGAYISSGVIMMPSYVNIGAYVDEGTMVDTWATVGSCAQIGKNVHLSGGVGIGGVLEPLQASPVIIEDNAFLGSRSIVVEGVKVEKEAVLGANVVLTASTKIIDVTGDEPKEMKGIVPARSVVIPGSYTKKFPAGEYNVPCALIIGKRKESTNKKTSLNDALREYNVAV is encoded by the coding sequence ATGGATCATTTAGAAGCTAAGATTAATGAAGCCTGGGAAAACCGGGATTTACTAAAAGATACAGAAACCATAAAAGCGATTCGCGAGGTTATTTCGCTTTTAGATGCCGGAAAATTAAGAACCGCAGAGCCTACCGAGAATGGCTGGAAAGTAAACGAATGGGTAAAAAAAGGCGTGGTACTTTATTTCCCAATCCAGCAAATGGAAACTTTAGAAGCGGGAATCTTTGAATATCACGACAAAATTCCGTTGAAAAAAGGTTATAAAGAAAAAGGAATTCGTGTAGTTCCAAATGCCGTGGCAAGACACGGAGCTTACATCTCCAGCGGAGTAATTATGATGCCAAGCTATGTAAATATTGGCGCCTATGTAGATGAAGGCACTATGGTAGATACCTGGGCAACAGTAGGAAGCTGTGCACAAATTGGTAAAAATGTACACCTTAGCGGCGGCGTAGGAATTGGTGGGGTTTTAGAACCTTTACAAGCTTCTCCGGTAATTATAGAAGACAACGCATTTCTTGGATCAAGAAGTATTGTGGTTGAAGGCGTTAAAGTTGAAAAAGAAGCTGTGTTAGGTGCTAATGTAGTGCTTACCGCTTCCACCAAAATTATAGATGTTACCGGCGACGAACCTAAAGAAATGAAAGGAATTGTGCCGGCAAGATCGGTAGTAATTCCAGGAAGTTACACCAAGAAATTCCCTGCCGGAGAATATAATGTTCCCTGCGCATTAATTATTGGAAAACGTAAAGAGTCTACCAACAAAAAGACTTCTTTAAACGATGCTTTACGCGAATATAATGTAGCGGTGTAA
- a CDS encoding lipocalin-like domain-containing protein, with the protein MKTKFLLLAFLSLGLFTACEVKDDSPNDTQQINEELLGIWYFDAMIVQDEEIPYDDHEECGKDYIEFNDDGTYQQVDIWGCEEDIDAEGTYTATENTISLTLTDSETVVLDIATLNADVLLIEGMEDFDEDGEDESIQQRFTRN; encoded by the coding sequence ATGAAAACCAAATTTTTACTTTTAGCCTTTTTAAGCCTTGGATTATTTACCGCCTGTGAGGTAAAAGATGATTCACCTAATGATACGCAACAGATCAATGAAGAATTACTGGGCATCTGGTATTTTGACGCAATGATCGTGCAAGACGAAGAAATACCTTACGATGATCACGAAGAATGCGGCAAGGATTATATTGAATTTAACGACGATGGTACTTACCAGCAAGTTGATATTTGGGGTTGTGAAGAAGATATTGATGCCGAAGGAACATATACAGCTACCGAAAACACCATTTCCCTTACCTTAACTGACAGCGAAACAGTTGTTTTGGATATTGCAACCTTAAATGCTGATGTACTTCTTATTGAAGGTATGGAAGATTTTGATGAAGACGGTGAAGATGAAAGTATACAACAGCGTTTTACCAGAAATTAG